Proteins encoded within one genomic window of Pseudomonas cannabina:
- the xseA gene encoding exodeoxyribonuclease VII large subunit, with amino-acid sequence MIKDPFARLGLDREVLTVSQLNGRARVLLEDVFSSIWVEGEISNLSRPASGHVYFTLKDSGAQVRCALFRQSAARVRQALKDGLQVKVRGKVSLFEGRGDYQLILDTVEPAGDGALRLAFDALKAKLSDEGLFSAERKVALPLHPQRIGIISSPTGAVIRDIISVFRRRAPRVELTLIPTAVQGREAINQIVRALKLADARGFDALILARGGGSLEDLWCFNEEAVARAIDACVTPIVSAVGHETDVSISDFVADVRAPTPSAAAELLAPDSSDLHRRVDNLHRRLVSRMQDRLMRERLRLEGISRRLRHPGERLRQQSQRLDDLDMRLRRAFEQNMHKRQVRLAHMESRLTAQHPGRTLAFLRQRLDVLAERLPRAMREQIKARKLQLQSQMQTLNVVSPLATLGRGYSILLDERGHAIRTAAQTRTGQRLTARLGEGELQVRVEDNHLTPVTLSLLD; translated from the coding sequence ATGATCAAAGACCCTTTCGCAAGACTCGGCCTCGACCGGGAAGTCCTTACTGTCAGCCAGCTCAACGGCCGCGCGCGCGTGTTGCTGGAAGACGTGTTCAGCAGCATCTGGGTCGAAGGCGAGATTTCCAATCTGTCGCGCCCGGCCTCGGGGCATGTGTACTTCACGCTGAAGGATTCCGGCGCGCAGGTGCGTTGCGCGCTGTTCCGGCAAAGCGCGGCGCGTGTGCGTCAGGCGCTCAAGGACGGCTTGCAGGTCAAGGTGCGTGGCAAGGTTTCGCTGTTCGAAGGCCGTGGCGACTATCAGTTGATCCTCGACACCGTCGAACCGGCCGGTGACGGCGCATTGCGACTGGCGTTCGACGCCTTGAAAGCCAAGCTCAGCGATGAAGGCCTGTTCAGCGCCGAGCGCAAGGTCGCGTTGCCGCTGCACCCGCAACGCATCGGGATCATCAGTTCGCCGACCGGCGCGGTGATTCGCGACATCATCAGCGTATTCCGCCGTCGCGCACCACGAGTCGAACTGACGCTGATCCCTACCGCCGTTCAGGGCCGCGAGGCGATCAATCAGATTGTCCGCGCGCTGAAACTGGCCGATGCCCGAGGCTTCGACGCCTTGATTCTTGCTCGTGGCGGCGGATCGCTGGAAGACCTCTGGTGCTTCAACGAAGAAGCCGTGGCCCGTGCCATCGATGCGTGTGTCACGCCGATTGTCAGCGCGGTCGGCCATGAAACCGACGTTTCCATCAGCGATTTCGTGGCCGACGTTCGGGCCCCGACGCCCTCCGCTGCCGCCGAGCTGCTGGCCCCGGATTCCAGCGACCTGCACCGCCGCGTCGATAACCTGCACCGTCGGCTGGTCAGCCGCATGCAGGACCGACTGATGCGCGAGCGGCTGCGTCTTGAAGGTATTTCTCGACGATTGCGCCATCCCGGCGAGCGATTACGCCAGCAGTCCCAGCGTCTGGATGATCTGGACATGCGCCTGCGTCGTGCTTTCGAGCAGAACATGCATAAAAGGCAGGTGCGTCTTGCGCACATGGAAAGCCGCCTGACTGCGCAGCACCCGGGCCGCACGCTGGCCTTCCTGCGTCAACGGCTGGACGTGCTGGCAGAGCGCCTGCCGAGGGCGATGCGCGAGCAAATCAAGGCGCGCAAGCTGCAACTGCAAAGCCAGATGCAGACCCTTAACGTGGTCAGCCCGCTCGCGACACTGGGGCGCGGCTACAGCATCCTGCTCGACGAACGAGGACACGCCATACGCACCGCCGCACAGACCCGGACAGGCCAGCGACTGACCGCCCGGCTGGGTGAAGGCGAACTGCAAGTACGCGTCGAAGACAATCACCTCACGCCTGTGACCCTCTCCCTTCTGGACTGA
- the guaB gene encoding IMP dehydrogenase: MLRISQEALTFDDILLVPGYSEVLPNEVSLKTRLTRGIELNIPLVSAAMDTVTEARLAIAMAQEGGIGIIHKNMTIEQQAAEVRKVKKFEAGVVKDPITIEADATVRDLFELTRMHNISGVPVLHNGDLVGIVTSRDVRFENRLDVPVREVMTPKERLVTVREGADKNEVRELLHKHRLEKVLIVDANFALKGMMTVKDIEKAKAYPLASKDDQARLRVGAAVGTGKDTGDRVTALVAAGVDVVVVDTAHGHSKGVIDRVRWVKEHFPQVQVIGGNIATGEAALALVAAGADAVKVGIGPGSICTTRIVAGVGVPQISAIANVSAALEGTGVPMIADGGIRFSGDLSKAIVAGASCVMMGSMFAGTEEAPGEIELFQGRSYKAYRGMGSLGAMSQAQGSSDRYFQDSSAGAEKLVPEGIEGRVAYKGPLSAIIHQLMGGLRSSMGYTGSADIEQMRTKPEFVRITGAGMAESHVHDVQITKEAPNYRVG; encoded by the coding sequence ATGCTGCGTATCAGTCAAGAAGCCCTTACATTCGACGACATTCTCCTTGTGCCCGGTTATTCCGAGGTACTTCCTAACGAAGTCAGTCTGAAAACCCGTTTGACCCGTGGCATCGAGCTGAATATTCCTTTGGTCTCTGCTGCAATGGATACAGTCACCGAGGCCCGTCTGGCAATTGCCATGGCCCAGGAAGGCGGTATCGGTATCATCCACAAGAACATGACCATCGAGCAACAGGCCGCCGAAGTGCGCAAGGTCAAGAAGTTCGAGGCCGGTGTCGTCAAGGACCCGATCACGATCGAAGCCGACGCCACTGTTCGCGATCTGTTCGAACTCACCCGCATGCACAATATTTCCGGTGTACCGGTGCTGCACAATGGCGACTTGGTCGGCATCGTGACGTCCCGCGACGTTCGCTTCGAAAACCGTCTTGATGTGCCTGTCCGCGAAGTGATGACGCCTAAAGAGCGCCTGGTCACCGTGCGCGAAGGCGCTGACAAGAACGAAGTGCGCGAATTGCTGCACAAGCACCGTCTTGAAAAAGTCCTGATCGTCGACGCCAACTTCGCGCTCAAAGGCATGATGACCGTCAAGGACATCGAAAAAGCCAAGGCATACCCGCTGGCCAGCAAGGACGATCAGGCTCGCTTGCGCGTCGGCGCGGCAGTCGGCACCGGCAAGGACACGGGCGATCGTGTTACCGCGCTGGTTGCCGCCGGGGTTGACGTGGTGGTGGTCGATACCGCTCACGGCCATTCCAAAGGCGTGATCGACCGCGTTCGCTGGGTCAAGGAGCACTTCCCGCAAGTGCAGGTCATCGGCGGCAACATTGCCACTGGCGAAGCTGCCCTGGCGCTGGTCGCTGCGGGCGCCGACGCAGTGAAGGTCGGTATCGGCCCAGGCTCGATCTGCACCACGCGTATCGTAGCCGGCGTCGGTGTGCCGCAGATCAGCGCCATCGCCAACGTTTCCGCTGCCCTTGAAGGCACAGGCGTGCCGATGATCGCCGACGGCGGTATCCGTTTCTCCGGTGACCTGTCCAAAGCCATCGTGGCCGGTGCGTCCTGCGTGATGATGGGCTCGATGTTCGCCGGTACTGAAGAAGCGCCAGGCGAGATCGAACTGTTCCAGGGCCGTTCCTACAAGGCCTATCGCGGCATGGGTTCGCTGGGTGCAATGTCCCAGGCGCAAGGTTCGTCGGATCGCTACTTCCAGGATTCGTCCGCCGGTGCCGAGAAGCTGGTGCCGGAAGGCATTGAAGGCCGTGTTGCCTATAAAGGTCCGTTGTCGGCCATCATCCATCAGTTGATGGGCGGCCTGCGTTCCTCCATGGGTTACACCGGCAGTGCCGACATCGAGCAGATGCGCACCAAGCCCGAGTTTGTTCGCATTACCGGCGCAGGCATGGCTGAGTCTCACGTCCATGACGTGCAGATCACCAAGGAAGCGCCGAACTATCGCGTCGGCTAA
- the guaA gene encoding glutamine-hydrolyzing GMP synthase, producing MALDIHAHRILILDFGSQYTQLIARRVREIGVYCELHPFDMDDEAIREFAPRGVILAGGPESVHEANSPRCPQAVFDLGVPVFGICYGMQTMAEQLGGKVAGSELREFGYARVDVVGKSRLLDGIEDHIDADGLFGLDVWMSHGDKVTKLPEDFHILASTPSCPIAGMADDARGYYGVQFHPEVTHTKQGGRILSRFILDICGCEALWTPSKIAEDAIAQVRAQVGTDNVLLGLSGGVDSSVVAALLHKAIGDQLTCVFVDNGLLRLHEGEQVMAMFAENMGVKVIRANAEEQFLNNLEGESDPEKKRKIIGRTFIDVFDAESCKLDNIKYLAQGTIYPDVIESAGAKSGKAHVIKSHHNVGGLPEEMNLKLVEPLRELFKDEVRRLGLELGLPYDMVYRHPFPGPGLGVRILGEVKKEYADILRRADHIFIEELRKADWYHKVSQAFVVFQPVKSVGVVGDGRRYAWVVALRAVETIDFMTARWAHLPYELLETVSGRIINEIEGISRVTYDVSSKPPATIEWE from the coding sequence ATGGCCCTCGACATTCACGCCCACCGTATCCTGATCCTCGACTTCGGTTCCCAGTACACCCAGCTGATCGCCCGCCGCGTGCGTGAAATCGGCGTGTACTGCGAACTGCATCCGTTCGACATGGACGACGAAGCGATTCGCGAATTCGCCCCGCGCGGGGTCATCCTCGCCGGTGGCCCGGAGTCCGTGCACGAAGCCAACAGCCCGCGCTGCCCGCAGGCGGTATTTGACCTGGGTGTGCCGGTTTTCGGTATCTGCTACGGCATGCAGACCATGGCCGAGCAGTTGGGCGGCAAGGTTGCGGGTTCCGAGCTGCGCGAGTTCGGCTACGCTCGGGTTGACGTAGTCGGCAAAAGCCGTCTGCTCGATGGTATCGAAGACCATATCGACGCCGACGGCCTGTTTGGCCTCGACGTATGGATGAGTCACGGTGACAAGGTCACCAAACTGCCGGAAGACTTCCACATTCTGGCCAGCACCCCGAGCTGCCCGATTGCCGGTATGGCTGACGACGCTCGCGGTTACTACGGCGTGCAATTCCACCCGGAAGTGACCCACACCAAGCAGGGCGGGCGCATCCTGTCGCGCTTCATCCTCGATATCTGCGGCTGCGAAGCACTGTGGACCCCTTCGAAGATTGCTGAAGACGCTATCGCTCAGGTTCGCGCTCAGGTGGGTACTGATAACGTGTTGCTGGGCCTGTCCGGCGGCGTTGACTCTTCCGTGGTCGCAGCGCTGCTGCACAAAGCAATCGGCGACCAACTGACCTGCGTGTTCGTCGATAACGGCCTGCTGCGCCTGCACGAAGGCGAGCAAGTGATGGCCATGTTCGCCGAGAACATGGGCGTCAAAGTCATTCGCGCCAACGCCGAAGAACAATTCCTGAACAACCTGGAAGGCGAAAGCGATCCAGAGAAAAAGCGCAAGATCATCGGCCGCACTTTCATCGACGTGTTCGATGCCGAATCCTGCAAGCTGGACAACATCAAGTACCTGGCGCAAGGCACCATCTACCCGGACGTGATCGAGTCGGCTGGCGCAAAAAGCGGCAAGGCACACGTCATCAAGTCGCACCACAACGTGGGCGGCCTGCCGGAAGAAATGAACCTCAAGCTGGTCGAACCCCTGCGCGAGCTGTTCAAGGACGAAGTCCGCCGCCTCGGCCTCGAACTCGGCCTGCCTTACGACATGGTCTACCGCCACCCATTCCCCGGCCCAGGCCTGGGCGTGCGCATCCTCGGTGAAGTGAAGAAGGAATACGCGGACATCCTGCGTCGCGCCGACCACATCTTTATCGAAGAACTGCGCAAGGCCGACTGGTATCACAAAGTCAGCCAGGCGTTCGTCGTGTTCCAGCCAGTCAAATCGGTTGGCGTGGTTGGCGACGGCCGCCGCTACGCGTGGGTCGTGGCACTGCGTGCAGTGGAAACCATCGACTTCATGACCGCTCGCTGGGCGCACCTGCCTTATGAGTTGCTGGAGACGGTGAGTGGCCGGATCATCAACGAAATCGAAGGGATTTCGCGGGTGACTTATGACGTGTCGAGCAAGCCGCCGGCGACGATTGAGTGGGAATGA
- a CDS encoding tyrosine-type recombinase/integrase, translated as MLTDTKLRNLKPQEKLYKVNDRDGLYVAVTAAGSISFRYNYSINGRQETITFGRYGVGGITLAEARERLGEAKKMVSAGKSPAKEKARAKARIKGAETFDAWAEKWLRGYQMADSTRDMRRSVYERELKPHFGNQKLVEINHEDLRTLTDAIVERGAPATAVHSREIVMQVFRWAIERGQKVENPADLVRPASIAKFEPRDRALGPDEIALMYQYLDRIGTASSVRVAAKLLLLTMVRKSELTNATWNEINFSEALWTIPKERMKRRNPHLVFLSQQALDFFIALKTFAGGSDYVFPSRYDSDLPMSTATINQVLTLTYRLAQKEGQPLSKFGPHDLRRTASTLLHEAGYNSDWIEKCLAHEQKGVRAVYNKAEYRDQRRAMLQDWADMIDEWTLKRPRPSNGGKK; from the coding sequence ATGCTGACCGATACCAAGCTGCGTAACCTCAAACCGCAAGAAAAACTCTACAAGGTGAACGACCGTGACGGGCTGTACGTGGCCGTCACTGCTGCCGGTTCCATCTCCTTTCGTTACAACTACTCAATCAATGGCCGTCAGGAGACCATCACGTTCGGTCGTTATGGCGTGGGTGGCATCACACTTGCGGAAGCCAGAGAGCGCTTGGGCGAGGCTAAAAAGATGGTTTCGGCGGGTAAGTCACCTGCCAAAGAGAAAGCCCGTGCCAAGGCACGCATCAAAGGGGCAGAGACGTTTGATGCCTGGGCGGAGAAATGGCTGCGTGGGTATCAGATGGCTGACTCGACGCGTGACATGCGCCGATCGGTTTACGAGCGCGAGCTAAAGCCGCACTTCGGTAATCAGAAACTGGTGGAAATCAATCATGAGGATCTGCGTACCCTGACAGATGCAATTGTGGAGCGTGGAGCTCCAGCCACGGCCGTGCACTCCCGCGAGATTGTGATGCAGGTGTTCCGATGGGCGATAGAGCGTGGCCAGAAGGTTGAGAATCCGGCCGATCTGGTGCGTCCTGCAAGCATCGCTAAATTCGAGCCACGCGATCGCGCTCTAGGGCCTGACGAAATCGCGTTGATGTATCAGTACCTGGACCGCATAGGCACTGCCTCATCCGTGAGAGTCGCCGCTAAGCTGCTGTTGCTGACCATGGTTCGCAAAAGTGAATTGACCAACGCTACCTGGAACGAAATCAATTTCAGCGAAGCCCTGTGGACTATTCCGAAAGAGCGGATGAAGCGGCGCAATCCCCATTTGGTGTTCTTATCTCAGCAGGCGCTGGATTTCTTCATTGCTCTGAAGACGTTTGCCGGTGGTTCGGATTATGTCTTTCCCTCTCGGTACGATTCTGATTTGCCGATGAGTACCGCGACGATCAATCAGGTGCTGACGCTGACCTACCGGCTTGCGCAGAAAGAAGGGCAGCCGTTGAGCAAGTTCGGACCGCATGATTTGAGGCGCACAGCGAGCACGCTGCTGCATGAGGCGGGTTACAACTCAGATTGGATTGAGAAGTGCCTTGCGCACGAGCAGAAGGGCGTACGGGCCGTTTACAACAAGGCTGAATACCGCGATCAGCGTCGGGCGATGTTGCAGGATTGGGCGGATATGATTGACGAGTGGACGCTCAAACGACCACGTCCAAGCAATGGCGGAAAAAAATGA
- a CDS encoding helix-turn-helix transcriptional regulator, which yields METKPKSKTLINRKKLHAMIPLAERTIYNMEQRGEFPRRIALTSRNVAWDLAEVEEWIDACKASGPAPRPGIGA from the coding sequence ATGGAGACCAAACCAAAGAGCAAGACACTCATCAACCGTAAGAAATTGCATGCGATGATCCCGCTAGCAGAGCGCACGATCTACAACATGGAGCAGCGGGGCGAATTCCCGCGCCGTATTGCGTTAACCAGTCGAAATGTCGCTTGGGATTTGGCTGAAGTCGAAGAATGGATTGATGCGTGCAAGGCTTCTGGCCCAGCTCCCAGACCCGGAATTGGAGCCTGA
- a CDS encoding helix-turn-helix domain-containing protein gives MPQPHVRTSRAQLQRSQLALFSSQDEAQMYHDSNRSGFFSLLVDVRGEKRQSSHRLAAMPTILNLVDKTRDTWMAQAEFIRPNRRVVNLSRIGLLFADLDTYRIPALAGRDPEKLAASVLYFCNEAGVPAPSLLIYSGRGIQAKWLLEGTIPRQALPRWNACQRYLVDRLAHIGADPMAKDASRVLRTVETVNSKSGEVCRVVHVQSDKNGQPVRYNFEHMAEALLPTARWTIEQQRQEQSQRRATKKLFLLVPGGKADNLRGFSGRQLAWDRLEDLRRLAELRGDVVEGQRMQHLFWRLNFLLLSGATNSKQMYHEAAALARELDPQWNSCSKELMTLFSKAKAYEAGEKVTFGGKEHPPLYTPRNDTLINLFRITPEEQQQLKTIVSHAEAAGRHRRREEGRRRAAGAVDRETYLETANGKLAKAQALRAEGLSVRAIAKRMGVSVMAVSREALQK, from the coding sequence ATGCCGCAGCCGCATGTGCGAACTTCCCGCGCTCAACTTCAACGTTCACAGCTTGCGCTGTTCAGCTCTCAGGACGAGGCGCAGATGTACCATGACAGCAACAGGAGCGGGTTCTTCTCGCTACTGGTTGACGTTCGTGGCGAAAAGCGTCAATCGTCCCACCGGCTAGCGGCTATGCCCACCATACTCAATCTGGTTGACAAAACTCGCGACACTTGGATGGCTCAGGCCGAGTTCATCCGACCTAACCGGCGCGTCGTGAACCTGTCCCGGATTGGCCTGTTGTTCGCAGACCTCGACACCTACCGTATCCCCGCATTAGCTGGCCGCGACCCTGAAAAATTGGCTGCGTCCGTCTTGTATTTCTGCAACGAGGCAGGCGTGCCTGCGCCGTCTCTGCTGATCTACAGCGGTCGAGGCATACAGGCCAAGTGGCTACTAGAGGGCACGATTCCGCGCCAAGCGCTTCCCCGCTGGAATGCGTGCCAGCGTTACCTAGTGGATCGCCTCGCGCACATCGGAGCCGATCCGATGGCGAAGGACGCAAGCCGGGTTTTGCGTACAGTGGAGACGGTCAATAGCAAGAGTGGCGAAGTCTGCCGCGTGGTGCATGTCCAGAGCGACAAAAACGGCCAGCCGGTCCGGTACAACTTCGAGCATATGGCCGAGGCCCTGCTACCGACTGCCCGCTGGACTATCGAGCAGCAGCGGCAGGAGCAGAGCCAGCGGCGCGCCACGAAAAAGCTTTTCCTTTTGGTGCCCGGCGGCAAAGCCGACAATTTGCGCGGTTTCTCAGGTCGCCAGCTTGCTTGGGATCGCCTCGAAGACCTGCGCAGGCTCGCCGAGCTGCGCGGCGATGTCGTGGAAGGCCAGCGGATGCAGCATCTGTTTTGGCGGTTGAATTTCCTGTTACTTTCCGGGGCAACCAATAGCAAGCAGATGTACCACGAAGCTGCTGCGCTTGCCCGCGAATTAGATCCGCAGTGGAATAGCTGCTCCAAAGAGCTGATGACGCTGTTCAGCAAGGCAAAAGCCTACGAGGCCGGGGAGAAAGTCACCTTTGGCGGCAAGGAACACCCGCCGCTTTACACGCCCAGGAACGATACCCTTATCAACCTGTTTAGGATCACCCCCGAGGAACAGCAGCAGCTCAAGACTATCGTTAGCCACGCCGAGGCCGCAGGGCGCCACAGGAGGCGCGAGGAAGGTCGCAGACGCGCTGCTGGTGCCGTGGACCGGGAAACTTACCTCGAAACGGCTAACGGCAAGCTAGCAAAGGCTCAAGCGCTTCGGGCGGAAGGCTTAAGCGTGCGAGCCATAGCAAAGCGTATGGGCGTATCAGTTATGGCTGTGTCTAGGGAGGCGCTGCAAAAATAG
- a CDS encoding IS5 family transposase: MQKTFSELEYTGKKKQTRRDRFLADLEQLVPWALLEAQVAPFYSNTAGKRGRPAIGVSRMLRMYVVQQCFGFSDEGCEDAVYDSQAIRGFMGIDLGRESAPDATTLLRFRRLLEVHQLTRLLFETINQHLASRGLLLKEGTIVDATLIAAPPSVKNREGKRDPEMHQARKGNQWHFGMKAHIGVDATSGLVHSVVGTAANVADVTQVGQLLHGDETYVSGDAGYTGAAKRPEHAERDVIWSIAERPSSYKQHGEGSVLYRVKRKIEYAKAQLRAKVEHPFQVIKVRFNHRKVRYRGLEKNTAQLFSLFGLANLMLAKRYLQQTAG, encoded by the coding sequence GTGCAGAAGACCTTCTCCGAACTCGAATATACCGGCAAGAAAAAGCAGACTCGCCGAGATCGCTTCCTGGCTGACCTTGAACAGTTGGTGCCTTGGGCCCTGCTGGAGGCGCAAGTGGCGCCGTTTTATAGCAACACCGCAGGCAAGCGCGGACGCCCTGCGATAGGGGTGTCGCGCATGTTGCGCATGTACGTCGTGCAGCAGTGTTTCGGTTTCTCCGATGAAGGTTGCGAAGATGCCGTCTACGACAGCCAGGCCATCCGCGGTTTTATGGGTATCGACCTGGGTCGCGAGTCTGCACCGGATGCCACCACCTTGCTGCGTTTTCGCCGCTTGCTGGAAGTCCATCAGCTAACCCGGCTGCTGTTTGAAACGATTAACCAGCATCTGGCCAGCCGGGGGCTGCTGCTCAAGGAAGGCACTATCGTCGACGCTACTCTGATCGCCGCGCCGCCCTCGGTCAAGAACCGAGAAGGCAAGCGTGATCCTGAGATGCATCAGGCCAGGAAAGGCAATCAATGGCACTTTGGGATGAAGGCCCACATTGGTGTAGACGCCACGTCGGGGCTGGTGCACAGCGTAGTAGGGACGGCCGCTAACGTGGCGGATGTCACCCAGGTTGGCCAGTTGCTTCACGGTGACGAAACCTATGTTTCGGGTGACGCTGGATACACCGGTGCGGCCAAGCGACCGGAGCATGCTGAACGGGACGTTATCTGGTCGATTGCAGAACGGCCAAGCAGTTACAAGCAGCACGGCGAAGGCAGCGTGCTGTATCGGGTCAAGCGCAAAATTGAATATGCCAAGGCGCAACTGCGTGCCAAGGTCGAGCACCCCTTCCAGGTAATCAAGGTGCGCTTCAATCATCGCAAGGTTCGCTACCGTGGGCTGGAAAAGAATACAGCGCAGTTGTTCAGTTTGTTTGGGTTGGCCAATCTGATGCTGGCCAAGCGGTATTTACAACAGACGGCAGGATAA
- a CDS encoding 3'-5' exonuclease has translation MKELSVPRVGTVGYFCSASLGLPDPITISTTDHCQQVFARVRNRLFGETSTYKKMDMDKYRRVHFDRTAPAWREFAELAALAEAYEEALHHEGFVDFEDLVIYGERLVAEHDWVLPLVSARFPMLAVDEYQDLGIGLHRIVKRLVFDGGVRLFAVGDADQSVYGFNGADSSLLHELAERPDVECVKLEVNYRCAETIVRVSERALGELRGYRSFDPDRQAHIDIVECPDGLTQQARRAIEEIIPVALAGKPGRQVGDIAILYRNASIGDVVASAAAEAGLSFIRIDTSAPYRKCAITSWIEDCSAWCAGGWRETTPLLQGLIDRWLAFHRLRLSDNNARVERKKLTQFLWAHRRNQSAIYFVRTIREELLDNLIATDASLLDQAAQLEAMTQALQEGGTLQELDMARLGGRDGSPDQLNLLTLHSAKGCEYDVVIMLGLDEGSFHWTNVQGNDLRESRRLFYVGFTRARDEVHMLYSGWNENRGRRYYSGRLRFLEELIAD, from the coding sequence TTGAAGGAACTTAGTGTGCCAAGGGTGGGGACAGTTGGCTATTTTTGCAGCGCCTCCTTAGGTCTTCCCGATCCAATTACTATTTCGACAACCGATCATTGTCAACAGGTGTTCGCGAGGGTCAGGAACCGTCTATTCGGTGAAACCAGCACCTACAAAAAAATGGACATGGATAAATACCGACGCGTACATTTTGATCGGACAGCACCAGCCTGGCGAGAGTTTGCTGAGCTTGCTGCCTTGGCCGAGGCCTACGAAGAGGCGTTGCACCATGAAGGTTTCGTCGACTTTGAGGATCTAGTCATCTACGGGGAACGGCTAGTAGCTGAGCATGACTGGGTCTTGCCGCTCGTAAGCGCGCGGTTCCCAATGCTAGCTGTTGATGAGTATCAGGATCTGGGTATAGGCCTGCACCGCATCGTAAAGCGACTCGTGTTTGACGGAGGAGTTCGTTTGTTTGCAGTGGGGGATGCTGACCAGTCAGTGTATGGCTTCAATGGTGCTGACTCTAGCCTGCTACATGAGCTGGCTGAGCGACCGGATGTCGAATGTGTGAAATTGGAAGTTAACTACCGTTGCGCTGAAACCATTGTACGGGTATCTGAACGAGCCTTGGGCGAGTTGAGAGGCTATCGGTCTTTCGATCCGGATAGGCAAGCGCATATTGATATAGTCGAGTGCCCTGATGGGCTGACACAACAGGCAAGGCGTGCGATCGAGGAAATTATTCCTGTTGCCTTGGCGGGCAAGCCGGGGCGACAAGTTGGTGACATAGCTATTCTCTACAGGAATGCGAGCATTGGGGATGTAGTCGCAAGTGCCGCTGCCGAAGCAGGATTGAGTTTTATCCGAATCGACACTTCAGCACCTTACCGAAAATGCGCTATTACGAGCTGGATTGAGGATTGTTCAGCGTGGTGTGCAGGAGGGTGGCGTGAGACGACGCCCCTATTACAAGGGTTGATAGATCGGTGGTTGGCATTTCATCGCCTGCGCTTGTCAGACAACAACGCTCGAGTCGAACGGAAGAAGCTAACTCAATTCCTGTGGGCTCATAGACGAAACCAATCTGCTATCTACTTTGTGAGAACCATACGTGAAGAGCTTCTTGATAACTTAATTGCGACTGATGCCAGTTTGCTTGACCAGGCTGCTCAGTTGGAAGCTATGACCCAAGCGCTACAGGAGGGCGGCACCCTGCAAGAGCTAGACATGGCACGCCTCGGCGGGCGTGACGGATCTCCCGACCAGCTGAATTTGTTGACACTCCATTCCGCAAAGGGGTGTGAATACGACGTGGTAATCATGCTTGGCCTAGACGAAGGTTCCTTTCACTGGACGAATGTTCAAGGTAATGATCTTCGTGAAAGCCGTCGACTTTTCTATGTTGGGTTTACACGAGCTCGTGATGAGGTGCATATGCTGTATTCAGGCTGGAACGAGAATCGTGGCCGTCGTTACTACTCAGGTCGTTTGCGCTTTCTTGAGGAGCTTATTGCAGATTAG